In Corynebacterium matruchotii, a single genomic region encodes these proteins:
- the hrpA gene encoding ATP-dependent RNA helicase HrpA, with translation MPSKQQLEDELSQLSIADERRFRRRLAKARSPKALSAIAADMMTARESVDKRARSIPTITYPEQLPVSARKDDIADAIRDHQVVIIAGETGSGKTTQIPKICLDIGRGRRGLIGHTQPRRLAARTVAERIADELGQRIGESVGYAIRFDDQVGPQTAVKLMTDGILLAEMQHDRYLNAYDTIIIDEAHERSLNIDFLLGYLKQLLPKRPDLKVIITSATIDPERFAAHFADQDGNPAPIIEVSGRTYPVEVLYRPLQVESGGKLIDIDPLDGLLSAIEELMEYGDGDILCFFPGEADIRDAMEAIAGKRWRNVDVVPLFGRLSNQEQHRVFSPHAHRRIVLSTNIAETSLTVPGIHFVVDTGTARISRYSTKTKVQRLPIEDISQASANQRSGRCGRVADGIAIRLYSEEDYLSRPKFTDPEILRTNLASVILQMAALKLGNIEDFPFVQAPDTRAIRDGIILLKELGALEDSDNNTNLPKLTPIGRDIARLPVDPRMARMIIEARRLGCLREVQVIVAALSIQDVRERPLEYQAQADQLHARFKNKTSDFLGYLKLWDYIARSREELSGNAFRNRMRKEFLHYLRIREWFDLVRQLKSVCGQLGWTTDDAALDRYVPEAKQLHSSQPGNRGNHQGQRGSVQSPTSQADADEVIGAEQADAVHQSLLSGLLSHIGIRNVDTREYQGARNTKFMVFPGSALAKTNPQYVMAAELVETSRLWARDVASIDPRWVERLAANLLKSTYSEPHWSSKRAAAMAYQRSTLYGVPVVADRLVPYHTIDPVAARDMFIREALIAGDWRTHHKFFHRNAEKLQAATELEERARRRDIVVDEDTLFDFYDSRLPEHITTGTRFDQWWKKTQRTQPNLLDFDPAALVHHAADSVTETDFPTTWVYTAGGETLHFDLTYRFVPGEPDDGVTVHVPVPLLAGLQPTGFEWLVPGMREDLVTELIRSLPKQVRRHVVPAPDYARRVVPLLDSRRTESLRAQLAAALTEVSGHVISPEEFRFDSLPAHLRMLFAAVDRRGKIIDSDKDLSALKHRRATQIQSSVSQAGRRVEQDSVSEWTADTLGAIPSEIFTKVDGQRVAAYPALMATPEGVAVKVFGTRAEADASMMTATLTLLLRKIPVPAQKMVNGLPLRQRVGVENYPHGGVSGLVADARVAATRDLLVRHGGPVRDPGEFAELLAKIRPEVPGLVRQMIVELAPALMEFVALRQELANWTGEAITDMQAQLEFLVPKNALAVHGIGRLKHLGRYVKAMRMRLDDMGVQPDRDARRQAVIHGLEAALAARLAKMPAARAKSAAVKDIYWLLQELRVSLFAQTLGTAQKVSESKISKAIAALR, from the coding sequence ATGCCTAGTAAACAACAATTAGAAGACGAACTTTCCCAACTGAGTATTGCTGATGAGCGCAGGTTCCGGCGTCGATTAGCGAAGGCCCGCTCTCCTAAAGCATTATCAGCCATTGCGGCGGACATGATGACCGCCCGAGAAAGCGTCGACAAGCGGGCTCGTAGCATTCCAACTATCACCTACCCGGAGCAGTTACCGGTATCCGCACGTAAAGACGATATCGCGGATGCTATTAGGGACCATCAGGTAGTAATCATTGCTGGTGAAACCGGGTCAGGCAAAACCACGCAGATTCCGAAAATTTGTTTGGATATTGGTCGGGGTCGACGGGGACTCATTGGGCACACCCAGCCGCGCCGGTTAGCCGCTCGGACCGTGGCGGAGCGCATTGCCGACGAATTAGGGCAGCGCATCGGCGAAAGCGTCGGCTATGCCATCCGGTTTGACGATCAGGTGGGCCCGCAAACCGCGGTAAAACTTATGACCGATGGCATTTTGCTCGCAGAAATGCAGCATGACCGCTACCTTAATGCTTACGACACCATTATCATTGACGAGGCCCATGAGCGAAGCCTCAATATTGATTTTTTGCTCGGCTATCTCAAACAATTACTGCCTAAACGGCCAGACCTCAAGGTTATTATCACCTCTGCAACAATCGACCCGGAGCGGTTTGCGGCACATTTCGCAGATCAAGACGGCAACCCGGCGCCGATCATTGAGGTATCGGGCCGCACCTACCCCGTCGAAGTGCTCTACCGCCCGCTCCAGGTGGAGTCCGGGGGTAAACTCATCGACATCGACCCACTGGACGGGTTACTTTCCGCCATCGAAGAACTCATGGAATATGGCGATGGTGACATTTTATGCTTTTTCCCGGGGGAGGCGGACATTCGTGACGCCATGGAAGCCATCGCCGGGAAACGGTGGCGCAATGTTGATGTGGTTCCGCTTTTCGGTCGGCTATCCAACCAGGAACAGCATCGCGTTTTTAGCCCCCACGCCCACCGGCGCATTGTGTTATCCACCAACATTGCCGAAACGTCGCTGACCGTGCCGGGCATTCATTTCGTGGTCGATACCGGCACCGCAAGAATCTCCCGCTATTCCACAAAAACCAAAGTTCAGCGCCTCCCTATTGAAGATATTTCGCAGGCCAGCGCGAATCAACGGTCGGGTCGATGCGGTCGGGTTGCCGATGGTATCGCCATCCGACTCTATTCCGAGGAGGATTATTTAAGCCGCCCCAAGTTTACGGACCCAGAGATTCTGCGCACCAATTTAGCCAGTGTTATCCTGCAAATGGCGGCGCTCAAACTGGGCAATATTGAAGACTTTCCCTTCGTTCAGGCCCCCGACACCCGCGCCATCCGGGATGGCATAATATTACTGAAAGAATTAGGCGCCCTAGAGGACTCGGATAATAACACGAATCTGCCTAAACTTACTCCCATTGGTCGGGATATTGCGCGGCTGCCGGTAGACCCGCGCATGGCACGAATGATCATTGAGGCCCGACGGCTGGGCTGTCTTCGGGAAGTCCAGGTCATTGTTGCCGCGCTGTCGATCCAGGATGTGCGCGAACGTCCGCTCGAATACCAGGCGCAGGCAGATCAATTACATGCCCGTTTTAAAAACAAAACCTCGGATTTTCTTGGTTATCTAAAACTGTGGGACTACATTGCTCGGAGCCGGGAAGAACTCAGCGGCAATGCCTTCCGTAACCGAATGCGGAAGGAATTCCTCCATTACCTGCGCATCCGGGAATGGTTCGATTTGGTGCGGCAATTAAAATCCGTGTGTGGGCAGCTCGGTTGGACCACCGACGATGCCGCCCTCGACCGGTACGTGCCCGAGGCGAAACAGCTGCACAGTTCCCAGCCTGGCAACCGCGGTAACCACCAGGGACAACGGGGTAGTGTGCAATCCCCCACCAGCCAGGCAGATGCAGACGAGGTGATAGGCGCTGAACAGGCCGATGCGGTCCACCAGTCTCTGTTGTCCGGGTTGCTGTCGCATATTGGTATTCGGAATGTTGACACCCGGGAATACCAGGGTGCCCGCAACACTAAATTCATGGTCTTCCCCGGCTCCGCGCTGGCGAAGACCAACCCGCAGTACGTCATGGCCGCGGAGTTGGTGGAGACCTCAAGGCTGTGGGCCCGCGACGTGGCCAGCATCGACCCCCGCTGGGTGGAACGGCTTGCGGCAAACCTGCTGAAAAGCACGTATTCCGAACCGCATTGGTCCAGCAAACGGGCCGCCGCCATGGCATACCAACGCTCCACACTCTATGGGGTGCCGGTCGTGGCCGACCGGCTGGTCCCCTACCACACGATTGACCCGGTGGCGGCCCGGGACATGTTTATCCGGGAGGCGTTGATCGCCGGGGATTGGCGCACCCACCACAAGTTTTTCCACCGCAATGCGGAAAAACTTCAAGCTGCCACCGAGTTAGAGGAGCGCGCCCGGCGGCGTGACATTGTGGTCGACGAGGACACCCTGTTTGACTTCTATGATTCCCGACTGCCGGAGCACATCACCACCGGCACCCGGTTTGACCAGTGGTGGAAGAAGACGCAGCGCACCCAACCGAACCTGCTGGATTTCGATCCGGCAGCCCTAGTACATCATGCCGCAGATTCCGTGACCGAAACGGATTTTCCCACCACCTGGGTGTATACCGCCGGTGGTGAAACGTTGCATTTTGATTTGACATATCGCTTCGTCCCAGGCGAGCCCGACGATGGGGTAACTGTGCACGTGCCGGTGCCATTATTGGCGGGGTTGCAGCCGACCGGTTTTGAGTGGTTGGTCCCGGGCATGCGGGAGGATTTGGTGACCGAACTGATTCGGTCCTTGCCCAAGCAGGTGCGGCGGCATGTGGTGCCCGCGCCGGATTATGCCCGGCGGGTAGTGCCGCTGTTGGATTCGCGCCGAACCGAATCATTGCGGGCGCAGTTGGCAGCTGCGTTGACCGAGGTGAGCGGCCATGTGATCAGCCCGGAGGAGTTCCGGTTCGATTCCCTGCCTGCCCATTTACGCATGCTGTTTGCCGCGGTGGATCGGCGGGGGAAGATCATTGATTCCGATAAAGATCTTTCGGCCCTCAAGCACCGGCGGGCGACACAAATCCAATCATCGGTGTCGCAGGCGGGACGCCGGGTGGAGCAGGATTCCGTGTCTGAGTGGACGGCGGACACCCTGGGGGCGATCCCGTCGGAGATTTTCACGAAGGTAGATGGGCAGCGGGTAGCGGCATACCCGGCCCTGATGGCAACCCCGGAAGGGGTGGCGGTAAAGGTGTTTGGGACGCGCGCGGAGGCGGATGCGTCAATGATGACGGCAACGCTCACGCTCCTGCTGCGGAAGATTCCGGTCCCAGCACAGAAAATGGTGAATGGCCTGCCGCTACGGCAGCGGGTGGGGGTGGAGAATTATCCACACGGGGGTGTTAGTGGCCTGGTGGCGGATGCTCGGGTAGCAGCCACCCGGGACCTTTTGGTGCGGCATGGGGGTCCGGTGCGGGATCCCGGCGAGTTTGCCGAGTTGCTGGCCAAAATCCGCCCAGAAGTGCCGGGGTTGGTACGGCAAATGATTGTGGAGTTAGCGCCGGCCTTGATGGAGTTTGTGGCGCTGCGGCAGGAGTTGGCGAATTGGACGGGTGAGGCGATCACGGACATGCAGGCGCAGCTGGAGTTTTTGGTGCCGAAAAACGCCTTGGCGGTGCATGGGATTGGCCGGCTGAAGCATTTAGGCCGGTACGTCAAGGCAATGCGCATGCGCCTGGATGACATGGGGGTGCAGCCGGATCGGGACGCGCGCCGGCAGGCTGTGATCCATGGATTGGAGGCCGCATTGGCTGCCCGGCTTGCAAAGATGCCGGCCGCTCGGGCCAAGTCCGCTGCGGTGAAGGATATTTATTGGTTGTTACAGGAATTACGGGTCAGTCTGTTTGCGCAAACATTAGGGACCGCACAGAAGGTGTCGGAGTCGAAGATTTCCAAGGCGATTGCGGCCCTGCGGTAG
- a CDS encoding CvpA family protein encodes MTDNHNNDDGKEPRDKSDREGSGKPTDPRQKNPYSPQSGNYSDGLTGSGSGSSSYGGYGQPSQSSNPYSGSGSNPYGQSSSSYGQSQQGSSSPYGSNSSGYGQPTGGYGQQGGYGQPSRSNSPYGSPHSSTSGSETGQSGSAYSSYGQSSNSSDQSQDSGSYNRPTGIYGQSQQGSSSPYGQNSSSSYGQQSRQNDSGSYSQPQETVSYERPQQNDTGNYERPQQNTGSYERPQQSDSGSYNRPTGGYEQPRQPQSGSPYGGPTGYGQSPQSGGGYSQQSGGYGSGGQQPPANNAAPYGSPSAAGTPYGQQSGGYGQPAGGYGQPAGGYGQSPQQMPGGAPYGQPQGGGYGGQAPTSSGGYGQPQGGYGQPQGPQGPQGGGYVQQASPNSGGYGQPNFGGGFQPQAPGANQYGQQPPQGGFDPAAGQYAPQQQSGPQLPAPVAGVEVVGQNALYETNMLKRESGLSIGMTFTYGYKAIMKNPVLWLAIGAVVGVIMAVVNYLNQRQLQAQIQEQMQNIMAGSSTSANVTVMTPTMMIVYLVLVLVVILISPILCAAILTQLDGEKVTMETVKARMNYVQTLISAALVALVLIVFSGISGLASKYLSSLMVASIVGLLVSLAVFFTLPLFGLAPGFASESRASGLNSIVANFTAMKKAYFPFLGLLLLWGVIFVVASLIVSFGGIIGVITSAILVMFIAPVLVNSMGHAYRQMSGAPYPQM; translated from the coding sequence GTGACAGACAACCACAACAATGATGACGGCAAGGAGCCGCGGGATAAGTCAGATCGGGAGGGGTCGGGCAAGCCCACAGATCCGCGGCAGAAGAATCCTTATTCACCACAGTCCGGCAATTATAGTGATGGGCTCACCGGTTCGGGCTCTGGAAGCAGTTCTTACGGCGGCTATGGGCAACCATCACAATCGAGCAACCCCTATTCCGGCTCTGGCAGTAACCCCTACGGCCAAAGCTCTTCCAGCTATGGGCAATCGCAGCAGGGGAGTAGCAGCCCTTATGGGAGCAATTCGAGCGGCTATGGGCAGCCTACCGGTGGTTACGGCCAGCAGGGTGGTTATGGGCAACCATCTCGAAGCAATAGCCCCTATGGGAGCCCGCATTCTTCCACCTCTGGCTCCGAGACCGGACAGTCCGGTTCCGCGTATAGCAGCTATGGTCAGTCGTCTAACTCGTCAGATCAATCCCAGGATAGTGGTAGCTATAACCGTCCTACCGGGATATATGGCCAATCGCAGCAGGGGAGTAGTAGCCCCTACGGGCAGAATTCCTCGTCAAGCTACGGGCAGCAATCACGGCAAAACGATTCCGGTAGCTATAGCCAACCGCAAGAAACCGTAAGTTACGAGCGCCCACAACAAAACGACACTGGTAATTACGAACGTCCGCAGCAAAACACTGGTAGCTATGAGCGGCCGCAGCAAAGCGATTCGGGCAGCTACAACCGTCCAACCGGTGGCTACGAGCAGCCTCGCCAACCTCAGTCGGGGAGTCCCTACGGTGGGCCGACGGGCTATGGGCAATCCCCGCAATCCGGCGGTGGATACAGTCAACAATCCGGTGGCTATGGCAGTGGTGGTCAGCAACCACCCGCCAATAATGCCGCCCCCTACGGCAGCCCCTCGGCGGCCGGCACCCCCTACGGTCAGCAATCAGGCGGCTATGGGCAGCCTGCCGGTGGTTACGGCCAGCCCGCTGGTGGTTACGGCCAATCTCCGCAACAAATGCCGGGAGGCGCCCCCTACGGTCAGCCTCAGGGGGGCGGTTACGGTGGTCAGGCTCCTACCAGTTCTGGTGGTTATGGCCAGCCGCAGGGCGGTTATGGGCAGCCCCAGGGTCCGCAGGGTCCCCAGGGCGGTGGCTATGTGCAACAAGCATCACCGAACTCCGGCGGTTATGGGCAGCCTAATTTTGGTGGTGGGTTTCAGCCCCAAGCTCCTGGCGCGAACCAGTATGGTCAGCAACCACCCCAGGGTGGTTTCGACCCGGCGGCAGGCCAGTATGCACCGCAACAGCAGAGCGGTCCGCAGTTACCTGCACCCGTGGCGGGCGTCGAGGTAGTGGGTCAGAACGCACTGTACGAAACCAACATGCTGAAACGGGAATCTGGGCTCAGCATTGGTATGACGTTTACCTATGGTTACAAGGCCATCATGAAAAACCCGGTACTCTGGTTGGCCATTGGAGCCGTGGTTGGTGTGATCATGGCTGTTGTGAATTATTTGAATCAGCGTCAGCTGCAGGCACAGATTCAGGAACAAATGCAAAACATTATGGCGGGCTCTAGCACCAGCGCCAATGTAACGGTTATGACGCCTACCATGATGATCGTGTATCTAGTCTTGGTGCTTGTGGTTATTTTGATTTCTCCTATCCTGTGTGCTGCGATTCTCACGCAGCTGGACGGGGAGAAAGTGACGATGGAAACCGTGAAAGCCCGGATGAATTATGTACAGACGCTCATCTCGGCAGCGCTAGTTGCTTTAGTGTTGATTGTTTTCTCTGGGATTTCCGGGTTGGCATCAAAGTATTTATCGTCTTTGATGGTGGCAAGTATCGTGGGTTTGTTGGTGTCATTGGCAGTGTTCTTTACATTACCATTGTTTGGTCTCGCCCCGGGGTTTGCATCTGAGTCTCGGGCGTCCGGGTTGAACTCGATTGTCGCTAATTTTACCGCAATGAAAAAGGCATATTTCCCGTTCCTCGGCTTGCTGCTGCTCTGGGGGGTTATCTTCGTTGTAGCGTCTCTTATCGTCTCCTTTGGCGGAATCATCGGTGTGATTACTAGCGCCATCCTTGTGATGTTTATTGCTCCAGTGCTCGTCAATTCCATGGGACATGCATACCGCCAGATGTCTGGTGCCCCCTACCCACAAATGTAG
- a CDS encoding hydrogen peroxide-inducible genes activator, whose protein sequence is MSNKEYRPTLAQLRTFVTIAENKHFGTAATKLNISQPSLSQALVALETGLNVQLIERSTRRVIVTPAGEKLLPLAKATLDAAENFLSHAHGATGTLSGPLSIGIIPTIAPYILPTLIELVRDKYPDLELHIIEDQTKHLVQMLRDGGIDCAILAVPTNTAGLQEIPLYEERFRMVVPAHHPFAGRKDLKLKDLKEVSLLLLDDGHCLRDQIVDLCRKAEFNPMPPNHAETRAASLTTVLQLVSADMGATLIPESAVQTECVRPAVETARFHDAASAYRKVGIVFRGSSTRYDDFSLLGDLVTRSFNQVISQLPR, encoded by the coding sequence ATGAGTAATAAAGAGTATCGACCAACACTTGCACAACTGCGTACCTTCGTAACAATTGCCGAAAACAAGCACTTCGGCACCGCTGCCACCAAGCTCAACATTTCACAGCCTTCACTGTCGCAGGCTCTTGTTGCGCTGGAGACGGGTCTTAACGTTCAACTTATTGAACGTTCCACCCGGCGCGTCATCGTCACCCCAGCTGGCGAAAAGCTTCTCCCCCTGGCGAAAGCAACTCTCGACGCTGCAGAAAACTTCCTCTCCCACGCGCATGGCGCCACCGGCACCTTGTCTGGCCCCTTGTCTATCGGCATCATCCCCACCATCGCCCCCTACATTCTGCCGACACTGATTGAACTGGTGCGGGACAAATATCCGGATTTGGAGCTGCACATCATCGAGGACCAAACCAAGCACTTGGTCCAAATGCTGCGCGACGGCGGTATCGACTGCGCCATCCTGGCCGTTCCCACCAACACTGCTGGCTTGCAGGAGATCCCCCTGTACGAGGAGCGGTTCCGCATGGTGGTGCCGGCGCATCACCCGTTTGCGGGCCGGAAAGATTTGAAGCTGAAGGACTTAAAGGAAGTCTCCCTGCTGCTGCTTGACGACGGCCACTGCTTGCGGGACCAAATCGTTGACTTGTGCCGCAAGGCAGAGTTCAACCCCATGCCCCCGAATCACGCCGAAACCCGGGCTGCTAGCCTCACCACGGTCCTGCAATTGGTGTCTGCCGACATGGGGGCCACCTTGATCCCAGAATCGGCGGTACAGACCGAATGCGTGCGTCCTGCCGTAGAGACGGCCCGGTTCCACGATGCCGCGTCCGCCTACCGGAAGGTGGGTATCGTGTTCCGTGGCTCGTCAACCCGATATGACGATTTCTCCCTGTTGGGCGATTTGGTGACCAGGTCCTTTAATCAGGTTATTTCCCAACTGCCCCGCTAA